A single Pieris rapae chromosome 2, ilPieRapa1.1, whole genome shotgun sequence DNA region contains:
- the LOC110993583 gene encoding protein Star encodes MVVKTIQENPLPVASRMELDKPKDLPHPAPKTTVTVPAPTPCFSFPSLTKTPPNELYRKLLPAILFVLTFVTVMTMLLIYMDTVALGAQQFRLNMSRDYELARIPAESATLVAYVRQLHLAPRPPKTPPPVPSITDRVEVLDKLYGEIYNGTFVEFMPRGGREPTTAYLETVRGWRGVVVRAAPRDFLALRGTASALQACLSPTTHPREVSYQEPDSSGVSFSSRVLCLPLYTVLLAADTATADYVLIAGDSAPAALTHLPFNEPSVRLQVIEFRSTDMSARNRTTEFLLGKNYTVAAEFRDGVMYALKKSLP; translated from the exons ATGGTGGTAAAG acAATCCAAGAAAACCCACTACCAGTAGCTTCTCGAATGGAGCTAGATAAGCCCAAGGATTTGCCACATCCTGCTCCAAAGACAACTGTCACAGTGCCTGCACCAACCCCCTGCTTTAGCTTCCCCTCATTGACAAAGACTCCACCCAATGAATTGTACAGGAAATTGTTGCCTGCCATACTTTTTGTGCTCACATTTGTTACGGTTATGACTATGCTCCTAATTTACATGGATACAGTTg cATTAGGTGCTCAACAGTTCCGTCTTAACATGTCTCGTGACTATGAGCTGGCTCGCATCCCTGCTGAGTCAGCCACATTGGTAGCTTATGTGAGGCAATTACACCTTGCTCCAAGGCCGCCTAAGACCCCACCTCCTGTTCCATCGATTACAGATAGAGTGGAAGTACTTGATAAACTCTATGGAGAAATT taCAACGGAACATTTGTTGAGTTTATGCCGCGTGGCGGCCGTGAGCCTACTACGGCTTATCTTGAAACTGTTCGTGGTTGGAGAGGAGTTGTAGTAAGAGCAGCTCCTAGAGACTTTTTGGCACTGCGAGGAACAGCCAGTGCCCTACAGGCTTGTTTAAGCCCTACTACACATCCTAGAGAG GTGAGCTACCAAGAGCCAGATAGCAGCGGTGTGTCGTTCAGTTCGCGGGTGCTTTGCCTACCTTTGTATACAGTGCTGTTGGCAGCAGATACCGCCACTGCAGACTACGTCCTTATTGCTGGAGACTCGGCCCCCGCTGCTCTCACTCATTTGCCTTTTAATGAACCCAGTGTGCGGCTACAG GTAATCGAATTCCGTTCTACGGATATGTCGGCTCGGAATAGAACCACTGAATTCCTGCTTGGTAAGAACTACACTGTGGCGGCTGAGTTTCGAGACGGCGTTATGTATGCACTTAAAAAATCACTGCCATAG
- the LOC110993678 gene encoding protein Skeletor, isoforms B/C isoform X1 — protein MTLRVPPRSGPTLLALLLILHAAVECRRPEPYYGRIIGRLTQYAHGIRGTAYAVDENTVFIRGFAYDGTGPDAYFWIGDTPQPSPEGILVPYPEDYPSRDPPVLSAHSNSDILLRLPGGKRLRDIKWISVWCRRFTVNFGDVFVPPGLDPPRPRVLPEFKRLAHGLRSGNISVLDAKTFYIPNLHYDGAGPDAYFWVGNGSEPSPFGTKVPNEMGSLNPLRGYQGEDIEIQLPGKLTAYDIDWLAVWCVEYRHNFGHVYIPKDLDVPPALGQTKITPAWWYNPTSSTTSQTPYSSTNNCKEILDKRLQVRWEIQGDLIQITLAARLRKEQYMAFGISGAEGRPAMLNADVVVAYWDNRSNQPRVADYTITHLAQCDGERGVCPDARLGGSNDVVLVSGQQKDGVTTITYRRPIAAKEPMKDKEVLTSRSQSVIAAFGPLNSRYEANAHSFMDTTRNDVQLDFGALNDNTCVGLAELEAGGPAPWPARIIAGVSNFTARIGPAGGRRGYTPITDNEITDGFLPYGHPSWGIAWYINDMLIPEIYVERGKTYTFLVEGGDDRTNPAKFHPFYISDSSEGGFGQKREEDQRKQRVFAGVAYDNEGYPYPTAVGRYCEWTHKTTDQSSTSETFEDYLQTLQLECNEGEPAALEWTVAHETPDLLYYQCYTHNNLGWKIHVVDPGTQIPLPGQTGVCSNLAPLPLSIIAPILTAVLYAQLR, from the exons CGGTAGAGTGCCGGCGTCCTGAGCCGTACTATGGCCGCATAATCGGACGCTTAACTCAATATGCCCACGGCATACGAGGCACGGCTTATGCCGTAGACGAGAACACAGTCTTTATACGAGGCTTTGCATACGATGGGACTGGACCAGACGCCTATTTCTGGATTGGAGATACCCCTCAACCTTCGCCAGAAGGCATCCTTGTGCCATATCCTGAAGATTATCCTAGCAG AGATCCACCGGTATTATCAGCACATTCCAATTCTGATATCCTTTTGCGGTTGCCAGGAGGCAAACGCCTTAGAGACATCAAGTGGATCAGTGTGTGGTGTCGTAGATTTACT GTAAACTTTGGCGACGTGTTTGTCCCTCCCGGATTAGACCCCCCAAGACCACGTGTATTGCCAGAGTTCAAGCGACTTGCTCATGGCCTGCGATCTGGTAACATTAGCGTGTTGGATGCAAAGACCTTCTACATTCCCAACTTGCATTACGATGGAGCTGGACCTGACGCCTACTTCTGGGTTGGGAACGGTAGTGAACCCAGTCCTTTTGGAACAAAG GTACCTAATGAAATGGGATCCCTCAACCCTCTCCGAGGCTACCAAGGTGAGGATATAGAGATCCAGTTACCCGGCAAACTGACGGCTTATGACATCGACTGGCTTGCTGTCTGGTGTGTAGAATACAGGCATAACTTTGGACACGTTTATATTCCTAAGGATTTAGATGTACCACCTGCGTTAGGACAGACGAAGATTACT CCTGCTTGGTGGTATAATCCG ACGAGTTCAACCACTTCTCAGACGCCATATAGCTCTACTAACAATTGTAAGGAAATTCTTGATAAAAGGCTGCAAGTGCGATGGGAGATACAG GGTGACCTAATCCAAATAACGCTGGCTGCCCGTCTTCGTAAGGAGCAGTACATGGCATTCGGTATTTCTGGTGCTGAAGGACGTCCTGCTATGCTTAACGCTGATGTCGTTGTGGCATATTGGGATAATAG ATCAAACCAACCGCGAGTAGCAGACTACACAATTACTCACCTTGCACAGTGTGATGGAGAGAGAGGGGTGTGTCCTGATGCCAGACTCGGTGGAAGCAACGATGTGGTACTTG TTTCTGGACAACAAAAAGACGGTGTAACAACCATAACTTACCGTCGTCCGATTGCCGCGAAGGAGCCTATGAAGGATAAGGAAGTGCTGACGTCACGGTCTCAGTCTGTTATAGCAGCTTTTGGGCCACTCAACTCGAGATATGAGGCTAATGCTCACTCATTTATGGATACCACTAGAAATGATGTCCAACTCGACTTTGGAGCCTTG AACGACAATACTTGTGTCGGTTTGGCTGAACTTGAGGCAGGCGGACCGGCACCTTGGCCAGCTCGAATAATCGCAGGAGTCAGCAACTTCACAGCTCGGATTGGTCCCGCAGGTGGAAGGAGAGGATACACTCCTATTACTG ACAATGAAATCACAGACGGATTTCTGCCAtatg GACATCCTTCTTGGGGTATCGCCTGgtatatcaatgatatgttgaTCCCTGAAATATACGTTGAACGCGGGAAAACGTACACTTTTTTGGTAGAAGGTGGTGACGATAGGACAAATCCGGCTAA ATTCCATCCATTCTACATAAGCGATTCTTCAGAAGGAGGATTTGGACAAAAGCGTGAGGAGGATCAGAGGAAGCAACGAGTATTTGCGGGAGTTGCCTATGATAATGAGGGATACCCCTATCCAACAGCTG TGGGACGATACTGCGAATGGACACACAAGACAACAGACCAATCTAGCACTTCTGAAACATTTGAAGATTACCTTCAGACTCTGCAGCTGGAATGTAACGAGGGTGAACCTGCTGCATTGGAATGGACTGTCGCACACGAAACACCTGACTTGCTTTATTACCAG TGTTACACGCATAATAACCTTGGCTGGAAGATCCATGTAGTTGACCCAGGGACACAAATACCACTTCCGGGCCAAACAGGCGTCTGCTCAAATTTGGCGCCATTACCGCTGTCAATTATCGCGCCAATTCTGACAGCTGTCCTGTACGCACAGCTTAGATAA
- the LOC110993678 gene encoding protein Skeletor, isoforms B/C isoform X2 yields the protein MTLRVPPRSGPTLLALLLILHAAVECRRPEPYYGRIIGRLTQYAHGIRGTAYAVDENTVFIRGFAYDGTGPDAYFWIGDTPQPSPEGILVPYPEDYPSRDPPVLSAHSNSDILLRLPGGKRLRDIKWISVWCRRFTVNFGDVFVPPGLDPPRPRVLPEFKRLAHGLRSGNISVLDAKTFYIPNLHYDGAGPDAYFWVGNGSEPSPFGTKVPNEMGSLNPLRGYQGEDIEIQLPGKLTAYDIDWLAVWCVEYRHNFGHVYIPKDLDVPPALGQTKITTSSTTSQTPYSSTNNCKEILDKRLQVRWEIQGDLIQITLAARLRKEQYMAFGISGAEGRPAMLNADVVVAYWDNRSNQPRVADYTITHLAQCDGERGVCPDARLGGSNDVVLVSGQQKDGVTTITYRRPIAAKEPMKDKEVLTSRSQSVIAAFGPLNSRYEANAHSFMDTTRNDVQLDFGALNDNTCVGLAELEAGGPAPWPARIIAGVSNFTARIGPAGGRRGYTPITDNEITDGFLPYGHPSWGIAWYINDMLIPEIYVERGKTYTFLVEGGDDRTNPAKFHPFYISDSSEGGFGQKREEDQRKQRVFAGVAYDNEGYPYPTAVGRYCEWTHKTTDQSSTSETFEDYLQTLQLECNEGEPAALEWTVAHETPDLLYYQCYTHNNLGWKIHVVDPGTQIPLPGQTGVCSNLAPLPLSIIAPILTAVLYAQLR from the exons CGGTAGAGTGCCGGCGTCCTGAGCCGTACTATGGCCGCATAATCGGACGCTTAACTCAATATGCCCACGGCATACGAGGCACGGCTTATGCCGTAGACGAGAACACAGTCTTTATACGAGGCTTTGCATACGATGGGACTGGACCAGACGCCTATTTCTGGATTGGAGATACCCCTCAACCTTCGCCAGAAGGCATCCTTGTGCCATATCCTGAAGATTATCCTAGCAG AGATCCACCGGTATTATCAGCACATTCCAATTCTGATATCCTTTTGCGGTTGCCAGGAGGCAAACGCCTTAGAGACATCAAGTGGATCAGTGTGTGGTGTCGTAGATTTACT GTAAACTTTGGCGACGTGTTTGTCCCTCCCGGATTAGACCCCCCAAGACCACGTGTATTGCCAGAGTTCAAGCGACTTGCTCATGGCCTGCGATCTGGTAACATTAGCGTGTTGGATGCAAAGACCTTCTACATTCCCAACTTGCATTACGATGGAGCTGGACCTGACGCCTACTTCTGGGTTGGGAACGGTAGTGAACCCAGTCCTTTTGGAACAAAG GTACCTAATGAAATGGGATCCCTCAACCCTCTCCGAGGCTACCAAGGTGAGGATATAGAGATCCAGTTACCCGGCAAACTGACGGCTTATGACATCGACTGGCTTGCTGTCTGGTGTGTAGAATACAGGCATAACTTTGGACACGTTTATATTCCTAAGGATTTAGATGTACCACCTGCGTTAGGACAGACGAAGATTACT ACGAGTTCAACCACTTCTCAGACGCCATATAGCTCTACTAACAATTGTAAGGAAATTCTTGATAAAAGGCTGCAAGTGCGATGGGAGATACAG GGTGACCTAATCCAAATAACGCTGGCTGCCCGTCTTCGTAAGGAGCAGTACATGGCATTCGGTATTTCTGGTGCTGAAGGACGTCCTGCTATGCTTAACGCTGATGTCGTTGTGGCATATTGGGATAATAG ATCAAACCAACCGCGAGTAGCAGACTACACAATTACTCACCTTGCACAGTGTGATGGAGAGAGAGGGGTGTGTCCTGATGCCAGACTCGGTGGAAGCAACGATGTGGTACTTG TTTCTGGACAACAAAAAGACGGTGTAACAACCATAACTTACCGTCGTCCGATTGCCGCGAAGGAGCCTATGAAGGATAAGGAAGTGCTGACGTCACGGTCTCAGTCTGTTATAGCAGCTTTTGGGCCACTCAACTCGAGATATGAGGCTAATGCTCACTCATTTATGGATACCACTAGAAATGATGTCCAACTCGACTTTGGAGCCTTG AACGACAATACTTGTGTCGGTTTGGCTGAACTTGAGGCAGGCGGACCGGCACCTTGGCCAGCTCGAATAATCGCAGGAGTCAGCAACTTCACAGCTCGGATTGGTCCCGCAGGTGGAAGGAGAGGATACACTCCTATTACTG ACAATGAAATCACAGACGGATTTCTGCCAtatg GACATCCTTCTTGGGGTATCGCCTGgtatatcaatgatatgttgaTCCCTGAAATATACGTTGAACGCGGGAAAACGTACACTTTTTTGGTAGAAGGTGGTGACGATAGGACAAATCCGGCTAA ATTCCATCCATTCTACATAAGCGATTCTTCAGAAGGAGGATTTGGACAAAAGCGTGAGGAGGATCAGAGGAAGCAACGAGTATTTGCGGGAGTTGCCTATGATAATGAGGGATACCCCTATCCAACAGCTG TGGGACGATACTGCGAATGGACACACAAGACAACAGACCAATCTAGCACTTCTGAAACATTTGAAGATTACCTTCAGACTCTGCAGCTGGAATGTAACGAGGGTGAACCTGCTGCATTGGAATGGACTGTCGCACACGAAACACCTGACTTGCTTTATTACCAG TGTTACACGCATAATAACCTTGGCTGGAAGATCCATGTAGTTGACCCAGGGACACAAATACCACTTCCGGGCCAAACAGGCGTCTGCTCAAATTTGGCGCCATTACCGCTGTCAATTATCGCGCCAATTCTGACAGCTGTCCTGTACGCACAGCTTAGATAA
- the LOC110993678 gene encoding protein Skeletor, isoforms B/C isoform X3 has translation MTLRVPPRSGPTLLALLLILHAAVECRRPEPYYGRIIGRLTQYAHGIRGTAYAVDENTVFIRGFAYDGTGPDAYFWIGDTPQPSPEGILVPYPEDYPSRDPPVLSAHSNSDILLRLPGGKRLRDIKWISVWCRRFTVNFGDVFVPPGLDPPRPRVLPEFKRLAHGLRSGNISVLDAKTFYIPNLHYDGAGPDAYFWVGNGSEPSPFGTKVPNEMGSLNPLRGYQGEDIEIQLPGKLTAYDIDWLAVWCVEYRHNFGHVYIPKDLDVPPALGQTKITPAWWYNPTSSTTSQTPYSSTNNCKEILDKRLQVRWEIQGDLIQITLAARLRKEQYMAFGISGAEGRPAMLNADVVVAYWDNRSNQPRVADYTITHLAQCDGERGVCPDARLGGSNDVVLVSGQQKDGVTTITYRRPIAAKEPMKDKEVLTSRSQSVIAAFGPLNSRYEANAHSFMDTTRNDVQLDFGALNDNTCVGLAELEAGGPAPWPARIIAGVSNFTARIGPAGGRRGYTPITGHPSWGIAWYINDMLIPEIYVERGKTYTFLVEGGDDRTNPAKFHPFYISDSSEGGFGQKREEDQRKQRVFAGVAYDNEGYPYPTAVGRYCEWTHKTTDQSSTSETFEDYLQTLQLECNEGEPAALEWTVAHETPDLLYYQCYTHNNLGWKIHVVDPGTQIPLPGQTGVCSNLAPLPLSIIAPILTAVLYAQLR, from the exons CGGTAGAGTGCCGGCGTCCTGAGCCGTACTATGGCCGCATAATCGGACGCTTAACTCAATATGCCCACGGCATACGAGGCACGGCTTATGCCGTAGACGAGAACACAGTCTTTATACGAGGCTTTGCATACGATGGGACTGGACCAGACGCCTATTTCTGGATTGGAGATACCCCTCAACCTTCGCCAGAAGGCATCCTTGTGCCATATCCTGAAGATTATCCTAGCAG AGATCCACCGGTATTATCAGCACATTCCAATTCTGATATCCTTTTGCGGTTGCCAGGAGGCAAACGCCTTAGAGACATCAAGTGGATCAGTGTGTGGTGTCGTAGATTTACT GTAAACTTTGGCGACGTGTTTGTCCCTCCCGGATTAGACCCCCCAAGACCACGTGTATTGCCAGAGTTCAAGCGACTTGCTCATGGCCTGCGATCTGGTAACATTAGCGTGTTGGATGCAAAGACCTTCTACATTCCCAACTTGCATTACGATGGAGCTGGACCTGACGCCTACTTCTGGGTTGGGAACGGTAGTGAACCCAGTCCTTTTGGAACAAAG GTACCTAATGAAATGGGATCCCTCAACCCTCTCCGAGGCTACCAAGGTGAGGATATAGAGATCCAGTTACCCGGCAAACTGACGGCTTATGACATCGACTGGCTTGCTGTCTGGTGTGTAGAATACAGGCATAACTTTGGACACGTTTATATTCCTAAGGATTTAGATGTACCACCTGCGTTAGGACAGACGAAGATTACT CCTGCTTGGTGGTATAATCCG ACGAGTTCAACCACTTCTCAGACGCCATATAGCTCTACTAACAATTGTAAGGAAATTCTTGATAAAAGGCTGCAAGTGCGATGGGAGATACAG GGTGACCTAATCCAAATAACGCTGGCTGCCCGTCTTCGTAAGGAGCAGTACATGGCATTCGGTATTTCTGGTGCTGAAGGACGTCCTGCTATGCTTAACGCTGATGTCGTTGTGGCATATTGGGATAATAG ATCAAACCAACCGCGAGTAGCAGACTACACAATTACTCACCTTGCACAGTGTGATGGAGAGAGAGGGGTGTGTCCTGATGCCAGACTCGGTGGAAGCAACGATGTGGTACTTG TTTCTGGACAACAAAAAGACGGTGTAACAACCATAACTTACCGTCGTCCGATTGCCGCGAAGGAGCCTATGAAGGATAAGGAAGTGCTGACGTCACGGTCTCAGTCTGTTATAGCAGCTTTTGGGCCACTCAACTCGAGATATGAGGCTAATGCTCACTCATTTATGGATACCACTAGAAATGATGTCCAACTCGACTTTGGAGCCTTG AACGACAATACTTGTGTCGGTTTGGCTGAACTTGAGGCAGGCGGACCGGCACCTTGGCCAGCTCGAATAATCGCAGGAGTCAGCAACTTCACAGCTCGGATTGGTCCCGCAGGTGGAAGGAGAGGATACACTCCTATTACTG GACATCCTTCTTGGGGTATCGCCTGgtatatcaatgatatgttgaTCCCTGAAATATACGTTGAACGCGGGAAAACGTACACTTTTTTGGTAGAAGGTGGTGACGATAGGACAAATCCGGCTAA ATTCCATCCATTCTACATAAGCGATTCTTCAGAAGGAGGATTTGGACAAAAGCGTGAGGAGGATCAGAGGAAGCAACGAGTATTTGCGGGAGTTGCCTATGATAATGAGGGATACCCCTATCCAACAGCTG TGGGACGATACTGCGAATGGACACACAAGACAACAGACCAATCTAGCACTTCTGAAACATTTGAAGATTACCTTCAGACTCTGCAGCTGGAATGTAACGAGGGTGAACCTGCTGCATTGGAATGGACTGTCGCACACGAAACACCTGACTTGCTTTATTACCAG TGTTACACGCATAATAACCTTGGCTGGAAGATCCATGTAGTTGACCCAGGGACACAAATACCACTTCCGGGCCAAACAGGCGTCTGCTCAAATTTGGCGCCATTACCGCTGTCAATTATCGCGCCAATTCTGACAGCTGTCCTGTACGCACAGCTTAGATAA
- the LOC110993678 gene encoding protein Skeletor, isoforms B/C isoform X4 yields MTLRVPPRSGPTLLALLLILHAAVECRRPEPYYGRIIGRLTQYAHGIRGTAYAVDENTVFIRGFAYDGTGPDAYFWIGDTPQPSPEGILVPYPEDYPSRDPPVLSAHSNSDILLRLPGGKRLRDIKWISVWCRRFTVNFGDVFVPPGLDPPRPRVLPEFKRLAHGLRSGNISVLDAKTFYIPNLHYDGAGPDAYFWVGNGSEPSPFGTKVPNEMGSLNPLRGYQGEDIEIQLPGKLTAYDIDWLAVWCVEYRHNFGHVYIPKDLDVPPALGQTKITTSSTTSQTPYSSTNNCKEILDKRLQVRWEIQGDLIQITLAARLRKEQYMAFGISGAEGRPAMLNADVVVAYWDNRSNQPRVADYTITHLAQCDGERGVCPDARLGGSNDVVLVSGQQKDGVTTITYRRPIAAKEPMKDKEVLTSRSQSVIAAFGPLNSRYEANAHSFMDTTRNDVQLDFGALNDNTCVGLAELEAGGPAPWPARIIAGVSNFTARIGPAGGRRGYTPITGHPSWGIAWYINDMLIPEIYVERGKTYTFLVEGGDDRTNPAKFHPFYISDSSEGGFGQKREEDQRKQRVFAGVAYDNEGYPYPTAVGRYCEWTHKTTDQSSTSETFEDYLQTLQLECNEGEPAALEWTVAHETPDLLYYQCYTHNNLGWKIHVVDPGTQIPLPGQTGVCSNLAPLPLSIIAPILTAVLYAQLR; encoded by the exons CGGTAGAGTGCCGGCGTCCTGAGCCGTACTATGGCCGCATAATCGGACGCTTAACTCAATATGCCCACGGCATACGAGGCACGGCTTATGCCGTAGACGAGAACACAGTCTTTATACGAGGCTTTGCATACGATGGGACTGGACCAGACGCCTATTTCTGGATTGGAGATACCCCTCAACCTTCGCCAGAAGGCATCCTTGTGCCATATCCTGAAGATTATCCTAGCAG AGATCCACCGGTATTATCAGCACATTCCAATTCTGATATCCTTTTGCGGTTGCCAGGAGGCAAACGCCTTAGAGACATCAAGTGGATCAGTGTGTGGTGTCGTAGATTTACT GTAAACTTTGGCGACGTGTTTGTCCCTCCCGGATTAGACCCCCCAAGACCACGTGTATTGCCAGAGTTCAAGCGACTTGCTCATGGCCTGCGATCTGGTAACATTAGCGTGTTGGATGCAAAGACCTTCTACATTCCCAACTTGCATTACGATGGAGCTGGACCTGACGCCTACTTCTGGGTTGGGAACGGTAGTGAACCCAGTCCTTTTGGAACAAAG GTACCTAATGAAATGGGATCCCTCAACCCTCTCCGAGGCTACCAAGGTGAGGATATAGAGATCCAGTTACCCGGCAAACTGACGGCTTATGACATCGACTGGCTTGCTGTCTGGTGTGTAGAATACAGGCATAACTTTGGACACGTTTATATTCCTAAGGATTTAGATGTACCACCTGCGTTAGGACAGACGAAGATTACT ACGAGTTCAACCACTTCTCAGACGCCATATAGCTCTACTAACAATTGTAAGGAAATTCTTGATAAAAGGCTGCAAGTGCGATGGGAGATACAG GGTGACCTAATCCAAATAACGCTGGCTGCCCGTCTTCGTAAGGAGCAGTACATGGCATTCGGTATTTCTGGTGCTGAAGGACGTCCTGCTATGCTTAACGCTGATGTCGTTGTGGCATATTGGGATAATAG ATCAAACCAACCGCGAGTAGCAGACTACACAATTACTCACCTTGCACAGTGTGATGGAGAGAGAGGGGTGTGTCCTGATGCCAGACTCGGTGGAAGCAACGATGTGGTACTTG TTTCTGGACAACAAAAAGACGGTGTAACAACCATAACTTACCGTCGTCCGATTGCCGCGAAGGAGCCTATGAAGGATAAGGAAGTGCTGACGTCACGGTCTCAGTCTGTTATAGCAGCTTTTGGGCCACTCAACTCGAGATATGAGGCTAATGCTCACTCATTTATGGATACCACTAGAAATGATGTCCAACTCGACTTTGGAGCCTTG AACGACAATACTTGTGTCGGTTTGGCTGAACTTGAGGCAGGCGGACCGGCACCTTGGCCAGCTCGAATAATCGCAGGAGTCAGCAACTTCACAGCTCGGATTGGTCCCGCAGGTGGAAGGAGAGGATACACTCCTATTACTG GACATCCTTCTTGGGGTATCGCCTGgtatatcaatgatatgttgaTCCCTGAAATATACGTTGAACGCGGGAAAACGTACACTTTTTTGGTAGAAGGTGGTGACGATAGGACAAATCCGGCTAA ATTCCATCCATTCTACATAAGCGATTCTTCAGAAGGAGGATTTGGACAAAAGCGTGAGGAGGATCAGAGGAAGCAACGAGTATTTGCGGGAGTTGCCTATGATAATGAGGGATACCCCTATCCAACAGCTG TGGGACGATACTGCGAATGGACACACAAGACAACAGACCAATCTAGCACTTCTGAAACATTTGAAGATTACCTTCAGACTCTGCAGCTGGAATGTAACGAGGGTGAACCTGCTGCATTGGAATGGACTGTCGCACACGAAACACCTGACTTGCTTTATTACCAG TGTTACACGCATAATAACCTTGGCTGGAAGATCCATGTAGTTGACCCAGGGACACAAATACCACTTCCGGGCCAAACAGGCGTCTGCTCAAATTTGGCGCCATTACCGCTGTCAATTATCGCGCCAATTCTGACAGCTGTCCTGTACGCACAGCTTAGATAA